Genomic DNA from Bacteroidota bacterium:
AATCAGTTCTTATTTCACTTTCTCTGTCAATCTTTCTGATAAAGCGGAAGTCAACAACACGATCTATTACCAGCCGGCCTTTATAAATTTCCGCACCGACTACCGCATTTCCGAAAGTCTGACTTGCATTTTCGACATTTCAAAACATCTCGGCATCTCTTCGAATTTTGAAATGGCCTACGATACGAAACAACCGCCGGGGATTCCGAATCTCTACTGGAATCTCGAATCAGGACTCTCCTTCAGATTCTGAATCTCCCCTGCAGAATTTCACGTTAACTTTGTAACGATGAAGATCGCGCTTGCACAGTTGAATTACCATGTCGGGAATTTTTCTTCCAATACGGAAAAGATCATCGCGAATATTCAACGCGCAAAAAAAGAAGGCGCTTCTCTTGTTGTTTTTTCCGAATTGTGCGTGTGTGGTTATCCGCCGAAAGATTTCCTGGAGTTCCGTGATTTTATTTCGCGTTGTGAAAATTCGGTGAACGAGATCGCGCATGCATGCACAGGCATCGCGGCGATCGTAGGTGCGCCCGCACGTAATCCGCGCGTGGAAGGAAAAGATCTTTTCAATGCGGCTTATGTTCTCGCTGATGGCAAAATAAAAAGCGTTCATCACAAAGGACTTCTTCCGAATTACGATGTGTTTGATGAATACCGCTATTTCGAACCGGCAAAAGAATTTCATTGCGCGCTGATCAATAACAAAAAAATTGCGATCACGCTCTGCGAAGATCTCTGGGATGTGGAAGACGACCTGATGTACACGCAATGGCCGATGGAAGAACTCATCAAAGAGAAACCCGATCTCATGATCAACATTGCCGCTTCACCTTTCAGTTATGATCATGCAGAAATGAGAAGGGTTGTGCTAAAACGCAACGTTGAAAAATACAAAGTCCCGCTCCTTTACCTGCAACACGTGGGTGCACAAACGGAACTGATCTTCGACGGCGGATCGATGGTGCTGAGTTCCAAGGGTGACATTATTCATGAGATGAAATATTTTGAGGAAGATTTCAAAATCATCGACCTCACCCAAAACCCAAAACCCAAAATCCAAAATCCAAAATCTTCGGAAGAATTAATTCATGAAGCACTTCTTCTCGGGATAAAAGATTATTTCCTGAAAATGAATTTCTCTAAAGCGGTTCTCGGACTCTCGGGGGGAATTGATTCTGCACTCGTACTTGTGCTGGCAGCGTGCGCGCTCGGGAAAGAAAATGTTCTGCCCGTGCTGATGCCTTCTGAATTTTCTTCGCAACATTCCATTGACGATTCGATCGCGCTTTGCAAAAACCTGGATTGTAAATATGAAATCATCCCGGTCAAAAGCAGCTATGATGAAATACTGAAAATGCTTTCCCCTGTTTTTAAAAACACGGCATTCAACGTAGCGGAAGAA
This window encodes:
- a CDS encoding NAD+ synthase, giving the protein MKIALAQLNYHVGNFSSNTEKIIANIQRAKKEGASLVVFSELCVCGYPPKDFLEFRDFISRCENSVNEIAHACTGIAAIVGAPARNPRVEGKDLFNAAYVLADGKIKSVHHKGLLPNYDVFDEYRYFEPAKEFHCALINNKKIAITLCEDLWDVEDDLMYTQWPMEELIKEKPDLMINIAASPFSYDHAEMRRVVLKRNVEKYKVPLLYLQHVGAQTELIFDGGSMVLSSKGDIIHEMKYFEEDFKIIDLTQNPKPKIQNPKSSEELIHEALLLGIKDYFLKMNFSKAVLGLSGGIDSALVLVLAACALGKENVLPVLMPSEFSSQHSIDDSIALCKNLDCKYEIIPVKSSYDEILKMLSPVFKNTAFNVAEENIQARLRAITLMGIANKFGYILLNTTNKSEAAVGYGTLYGDMCGGISVIGDVYKTQVYELCKFINSSAKIIPENILSKAPSAELRHGQKDSDSLPDYSILDKILFEYIEKRQGPKELVEMGFEKELIERILKMVNSSEWKRAQLAPVLRVSQKAFGSGRRLPIVGKYLG